The following proteins are co-located in the Periplaneta americana isolate PAMFEO1 chromosome 12, P.americana_PAMFEO1_priV1, whole genome shotgun sequence genome:
- the LOC138711175 gene encoding divergent protein kinase domain 2A isoform X2 codes for MLCCNLLHMPGIKCKWQALAVLALLLALCLMPHLPWISLRDFTEVEKCPACYGVSLCPAMNGGEITLSSFDIVTAIMNIIGSKNVMFGTFHDRKIVLKKLGHTTELNDVDKMICALADLDYGCSVSEAILKQGDLLQSVKRHVSQSLESQYDTASLASGLRLCPSVISLEIMLRNVFSLNRDISINTLLANIWTTIMVNPEPLILQILPEEDGWPVPKYLGACGRLVAEEYAGEMLTYYHQAPWLQRVKLAYQLLVAALNFTDSHPQFSFYLTDISPDNIAVDAEGRLKFVDLENVIVVDRNTLDQDTLPSWNVPHESEIFDCDGCFIFSPDDICRHKKSDHNFFAVCQHLLHPLAASDIIPGGLLHDTPPSQTRVLELVEECSKPVKLANRFTAAQELISELEKVLHQQV; via the exons ATGTTGTGTTGCAACTTGCTTCATATGCCTGGTATAAAGTGTAAATGGCAGGCCTTAGCAGTACTGGCACTCCTGCTAGCTCTGTGTTTGATGCCTCATTTACCGTGGATTTCACTTCGTGACTTTACAGAAGTGGAGAAATGTCCTGCTTGTTACGGTGTGTCACTGTGCCCTGCCATGAATGGAGGAGAAATAACCTTAAGCTCTTTTGACATAGTTACAGCAATTATGAATATAATTGGatcaaaaaatgttatgtttggaACATTTCATGATAGAAAGATAGTCCTGAAAAAGCTAGGCCATACTACAGAACTAAACGATGTAGACAAAATGATCTGTGCACTAGCTGACTTAGATTATGGGTGTTCTGTAAGTGAAGCAATTTTAAAACAAGGTGATCTTCTTCAATCAGTAAAAAGGCATGTGTCACAGTCTTTGGAAAGTCAGTATGACACTGCCTCCCTAGCCAGTGGCCTGCGTCTGTGTCCATCAGTGATCAGTTTAGAAATAATGTTAAGGAACGTATTTTCCTTAAACAGGGACATCAGCATCAATACCTTACTTGCAAATATCTGGACGACTATAATGGTAAATCCAGAGCCACtcattttacag ATACTGCCAGAAGAAGATGGATGGCCAGTTCCCAAGTACTTGGGTGCATGTGGTCGCCTTGTGGCTGAAGAATATGCTGGAGAAATGTTAACTTATTACCATCAGGCCCCCTGGTTGCAACGAGTGAAACTTGCATACCAACTGTTGGTAGCAGCTTTAAATTTTACTGATAGCCATCCACAGTTTAGTTTCTACCTCACTGACATCTCTCCAGATAACATTGCTGTTGATGCTGAGGGAAGACTGAAGTTTGTTGATCTTGAGAATGTTATTGTTGTTGATAGGAACACTTTGGACCAAG ATACGTTACCTTCATGGAATGTCCCacatgagagcgaaatttttgaCTGTGATGGCTGTTTTATATTTTCTCCCGATGATATATGCAGACATAAGAAGAGTGATCACAACTTCTTTGCAGTTTGTCAG CATCTGCTTCATCCACTGGCTGCCTCTGACATAATCCCCGGAGGCCTTCTTCATGACACGCCACCTAGTCAAACGCGAGTTCTGGAGTTAGTGGAAGAATGTTCTAAACCTGTGAAGCTAGCTAACAGGTTCACAGCTGCACAGGAACTAATTTCAGAATTAGAAAAAGTGTTGCATCAACAGGTTTGA
- the LOC138711175 gene encoding divergent protein kinase domain 2A isoform X1, with the protein MCMMFVFTFLYMSLKNFNSVIFVVGILLMLCCNLLHMPGIKCKWQALAVLALLLALCLMPHLPWISLRDFTEVEKCPACYGVSLCPAMNGGEITLSSFDIVTAIMNIIGSKNVMFGTFHDRKIVLKKLGHTTELNDVDKMICALADLDYGCSVSEAILKQGDLLQSVKRHVSQSLESQYDTASLASGLRLCPSVISLEIMLRNVFSLNRDISINTLLANIWTTIMVNPEPLILQILPEEDGWPVPKYLGACGRLVAEEYAGEMLTYYHQAPWLQRVKLAYQLLVAALNFTDSHPQFSFYLTDISPDNIAVDAEGRLKFVDLENVIVVDRNTLDQDTLPSWNVPHESEIFDCDGCFIFSPDDICRHKKSDHNFFAVCQHLLHPLAASDIIPGGLLHDTPPSQTRVLELVEECSKPVKLANRFTAAQELISELEKVLHQQV; encoded by the exons ATGTGTATGATGTTTGTTTTTACTTTCCTGTATATGAGTTTGAAAAACTTTAATTCTGTGATATTTGTTGTAGGTATTCTGCTTATGTTGTGTTGCAACTTGCTTCATATGCCTGGTATAAAGTGTAAATGGCAGGCCTTAGCAGTACTGGCACTCCTGCTAGCTCTGTGTTTGATGCCTCATTTACCGTGGATTTCACTTCGTGACTTTACAGAAGTGGAGAAATGTCCTGCTTGTTACGGTGTGTCACTGTGCCCTGCCATGAATGGAGGAGAAATAACCTTAAGCTCTTTTGACATAGTTACAGCAATTATGAATATAATTGGatcaaaaaatgttatgtttggaACATTTCATGATAGAAAGATAGTCCTGAAAAAGCTAGGCCATACTACAGAACTAAACGATGTAGACAAAATGATCTGTGCACTAGCTGACTTAGATTATGGGTGTTCTGTAAGTGAAGCAATTTTAAAACAAGGTGATCTTCTTCAATCAGTAAAAAGGCATGTGTCACAGTCTTTGGAAAGTCAGTATGACACTGCCTCCCTAGCCAGTGGCCTGCGTCTGTGTCCATCAGTGATCAGTTTAGAAATAATGTTAAGGAACGTATTTTCCTTAAACAGGGACATCAGCATCAATACCTTACTTGCAAATATCTGGACGACTATAATGGTAAATCCAGAGCCACtcattttacag ATACTGCCAGAAGAAGATGGATGGCCAGTTCCCAAGTACTTGGGTGCATGTGGTCGCCTTGTGGCTGAAGAATATGCTGGAGAAATGTTAACTTATTACCATCAGGCCCCCTGGTTGCAACGAGTGAAACTTGCATACCAACTGTTGGTAGCAGCTTTAAATTTTACTGATAGCCATCCACAGTTTAGTTTCTACCTCACTGACATCTCTCCAGATAACATTGCTGTTGATGCTGAGGGAAGACTGAAGTTTGTTGATCTTGAGAATGTTATTGTTGTTGATAGGAACACTTTGGACCAAG ATACGTTACCTTCATGGAATGTCCCacatgagagcgaaatttttgaCTGTGATGGCTGTTTTATATTTTCTCCCGATGATATATGCAGACATAAGAAGAGTGATCACAACTTCTTTGCAGTTTGTCAG CATCTGCTTCATCCACTGGCTGCCTCTGACATAATCCCCGGAGGCCTTCTTCATGACACGCCACCTAGTCAAACGCGAGTTCTGGAGTTAGTGGAAGAATGTTCTAAACCTGTGAAGCTAGCTAACAGGTTCACAGCTGCACAGGAACTAATTTCAGAATTAGAAAAAGTGTTGCATCAACAGGTTTGA